Below is a window of Tolypothrix bouteillei VB521301 DNA.
GAGTCAATAATGTTAATCTCCAAAAGTGACTCTTCTAAATTCTCATGCCCAGAAACTATTGTAGCCATAACTTCAATAGTTGTGTTGGGGGGGCTGTACTTAATACTGTTATCGAGCAAATTCAAAAATACCTGATAAAGTCGGGATTTATCAGCGTTAATCCAAACATTTTCCAAACCCGAGTATGCTATCTGAATTTGCTGGCGTTGTGCCAAAGGTTCCAAGGTTTCCCAAGCAGAAGCAATCAGCGATCGCACTTCCACGGAATCGCGATGAAGTTGGATGGTTGGGTTAGCTTCTAGCTGGGAGAGTTCTAACCAACACTGCACCAAGGTAATTAATCTGTCAACCTCTTGTAAAAGCCGACCGAGCCATCGATCTAGAGGTGGTTTTACACGCTCCTGTAAAGTTTCTACAATCAAACGAATTGAAGTCAGAGGCGTTCTCAATTCGTGAGCGAGATCGGAAAAAGCTCGTTCCCTTGCTTGAGTGAGATCTTGCAAAGGTTGTTGGTTTTCTATAAATACACCCACTTGTCCTTTAGGTAAAGGTAAGCTTGTCCCTCGCAACATCAAAGACCTAATTTCTGACATTGCAGCTGCATCCTCACACGAGGGGTGAAACTCCCACTGTTTTACTTGCGGCTGTTGGCAATTCCGTGTTTGCTCAATCAACTGGTCAAGTTCGTAAGACCTAACTAACTCTAACAGCAAGCGTACTTGACCCGGTTGCCATCTTTGTAGGTACAGCATTTTCTGTGCTTGGTCGTTACACCAAAGCAGCTGATTTTCCTCATCTACCTGTAAATACCCCACTGGTGCAAACTCAAGCAAATCTTGTTGTGTTTGCAGTACCTGATGCAATTGTTGCTTTTGTTGCTTGACCAGTTTAATTTTGTGCCGCAAGTTAGGAAAAAGCAGCACCACTTTATATGAGGGTACGGTTAGAGGTTGTAATATTTGGGCTAGGTAGTGGTTCAGTTGAAATTGTTGCCATAACCAAAACCCAATACCAACCGCTAAACCTAATAAAAATCCCAATATGAGCATTGCTGGCTGCTAGCTGTTAGTTGTCTTATGTTAACTAACACACTAACTGATACTTTTAATCCAAACAACTTCCGACACCAGAGACATCATCCAAAAGTCTAAATAGAATATTGTGCAAGGACAAGCCTTGAATGAAGGTTTTAGCCAACAATCAGCCGTGGTGTCAATTTTGTTTCAGAAGTGAAGTTGACAAACTTTCTATCCAAATCTATATCCGAAACCTCTCACCGTCACAATATAATCCGGACGGCTTGGGTCGATCTCTAACTTTTCGCGCAACCAACGAATGTGGACGTCTACAGTTTTACTATCCCCCACAAAATCAGGTCCCCAAACTTGATCCAGAAGCTGTTCCCTTGACCAGACACGGCGAGCATAGCTCATAAACAGTTCTAACAAGCGGAATTCTTTGGGAGACAAACTCACTTCCTGACCGCGTACAAGTACCCGACATTCTTGGGGATATAAAGTTACATCTTTATATTGTAAGACAGGGAGTTGGGGCAAAGTACTCAAACGTTGACGGCGTAACAAAGCCCGACACCGAGCAACTAACTCCCGCATACTAAAAGGTTTGGTGAGGTAATCATCTGCACCGACTTCCAACCCAAGAACGCGGTCTGTTTCGCTACCTTTTGCGCTTAACATCAAAATAGGTACTGGATTTCCCTGATAGCGAAGTAAGCGACAAATATCCAATCCGTTGATCTGAGGTAACATCAAATCCAAAATAACCAGATCGAAAGCTGTTTCGCCCGAATTCGGCTCGCAATTTTTTAAGTATTCTACAGCCAACCGCCCATCAGAGGCAGTCAGCACCCCATAACCTTCTTCTTCCAACGCAAGAACAAGCATTTCCCGGATGAGTTCCTCATCTTCAACCACTAAAATCCGGCTTCTTTGTCCGATTTCTGCTGTATGAGGATACTTAGTCGATTCGCTGGTAAACATTGATATCACAGAGTTAAATGGTTGCGCTGTATCAATCTAAATTATGCAGTTTCAGTGAAATTACGCTCCATGAGTGGCGTTTTACTTTGCAATTTGTAATATATGTAACTTATTTAATTATAAACCAATGTAACACCAACACCAAAACTATTTCTTAACTCTTGTGCTTCTATTTAGCTAGTAAAAAAGCAGCAAGTAACAGTATCGAAGCAAAGCCTTTATTTAAAAAACTTTGTAAACTTTACGATTGCTTCAAACAGTTAATAAATGGATATGTTCTAATAAGTTGTTACTTGATTTTAACACCTATAGGGCTCCTATTTGATTTTTGAACTACATATAGGAGAGCCGCCCTCATGCGCGGGTTTCCTTGCGGTTAGGGGGAGTGGCGTTCGGCATTGCCCACCACTTAAAACTTTTCATAAATCATTCATGATTCCTATAAAACATCATGAATTCATCTCTGAAGTTAAAAACAACTTCCTCATAAATCGGTCAGGGATCTCCAGTCATCGGTCACTGTTAAAAGCTTGACAGCGATAGAGCGCTTTGAGTATATTTAATTAGTACATAGTTACTATAGCTGCTGAGAATTCCGGATCTCAGACAGTATTCTGTCATTTCAGTATTTCTACTGCACTTGCAAAGCATACTCCAAGGCTACCCTGAACTCAGTATTGGGTAAGTTTTAGTATGCCTTGCTACTTAAGCAACCAATGATGAATCAGGAGATGAAATATGACAATAGTCGCATTAAAAGATAGCAAACAACAACTCATGCAAACATTTCAGCAAATCCTTGCAGACAGGAAAAAGTTAGAGCTAAAAATAGCTACCAAACAAGAAGAAGCCGAAAAAGTAAAAAATACACAAATTCTAGAAGCTGTTTCTACGTATACAGTTGATAATATTGTTAAAGGACTGGCAGATTTACAATTAGAGTTTGGAAGCATTGTCAATTCCTTATCTGAAAAGCTAGCAAAAGAGACTTCTAAACTAGATGAATTAAATCAAGCTATAGAGATTGAAACTAAACGCCTGCAAGAAATTCAAAAGATTAGAGTTGTAGCAGATACTCTCGATATTCTTACAAAAGAACACCAAGAAAAATTAAAAATTTTAGAACAAGATATTGCCAGTAAAAGAGAATTATTAGAAAAAGAAGTAGCTAGCGGACGTAAAGATTGGCAAAAAGAACAAGCAGAGTATGAAGAAGCTCTCAAAGCATATAATGAATTACTTACTAAAGAACGAACCTTAGAAGAGGAAGAATATCAGTATAAATTAGAAAACTCTCGAAAAATTAATGCCAACTCCTATGAAGCCAAAAAACGTACTTTAGAACGAGAAATTCAAGAAACAACACAAGAGAAAGACAAAAATTGGGCAGAACGAGAGAAAATTATTACTAAAAATAAACCTTTGTTTGATGAGTATCAAAAGAAAATTGCTGCTTTCCCCAATGAATTAGAAGAAGCTATTAAAAAAGCCAGAGAAGAAGCAATTAAAGAAACCAACCAAAAAGCAAAAGTTGAAGCCGATCTTTTGGAAAAAGAATGGGAATCTACCAAACAAAGTTACGAAGTAAAAATCCAATCTTTGGAAGAAGCAATTAAGAAGCAATTGGAGCAAATTGACACTATTTCCACTCAACTACAGACAGCTTTGAAACAAGCTCAAGACTTAGCAATGCGAGCTTTTGGAAATAGTTAATAATTGGTAGTTAGTGGTTGATAGTTAGTATCTTTTCAAGAACTTGTTAAATGCTCGATTAAGAATCTTTAGATCGAAAGATACTTGAAGCGATCGCTCACGTCGATCTTAACGACTAATAATGCGACTTAGTAGCTTTAAAGATTATTAGCTTTCAACCACAAATTATCAATAAATAAAAACTAAAAATCACCTGATAAAAGAGATACATCATGCCAACAAAAAAACCAACTGATAAGAATACAAAAGCTGAAATTCTTCAAGCTTATGAAGAATTAGCTAAAGAAAAAGTAGAACTTAAATCACAAATCGAAAAATTGCAAAAATCGGCAATTTCTTCTAATAATTCTGCAATCAAAGATGAGCCAAAAGTAGAAAATAAACCAACAATTATGAATCAAGCATCCAACGTTCAGCAAAAAATGAATTCTACAATTGAAAATTTAGTAAAAATTCAGTTGGGTTTTGGTAGTGCAGCAAGTGAATTGTCAGAACAACTGACGACGAGAGCATCTAAGCTAGAAGAAATCAGTCAATCCTTAAAAACTGAGAGTAAAGAGTTAAAAGAATTACACGCTTTGGAAGTATCAGAAGATACTTTGGATAATCTGATTGCAACCTATGAAGAGAATTACAAAGCTTATCAAGAAGAGTACAATCAGCAATACGAAGCGTTATCCCAATCTATACAAGAGCAAAGAAAAGCTTGGGAAAAAGAACAAGAAGAACACAAACGCTCGCTCAAAGAAAGAAACGACAATTTAAGTAAAAATCGTCAAAGAGATAATTCGGAGTACAAGTACGATTTAGAGCTTCAACGGAAATTAGAAACGGAAGAATACGAACAACAGCAAAAAGGGTTGTACAAAGAATTGGAGGAATCCCGACAAGAAATAGAAAAACAATGGACTGAAAGAGAAAAGACCATTTCAGAGCAAGAAAAACAGTTTGAAGAATCTAAAGCGAAAGTAGAAGCCTTTCCTAAAGAAAAAGAAGCAGCGATTAAAAAAGCCACAGAAGAAGGCAAAGGTATTGCCCACTATCAAGCTAAGATTAAAGCAGATATGTTTGCCAAAGAAGTAGAAGGTCAAAAGCGCTTTTACGAACAGAGATTGCAATCTTTGGAACAAACTATTGGCAATCAGGAATCTCGCATTCAAAATCTTTCCAAGCAACTTGAATCTGCGTTGAAACAAGTTCAAGATTTGGCGGTTAAAGCTATTGAGGGAACTGCAAACGTCAATTCTTATCAAGCCATGAAAGAAATTGCTTTAGAACAAGCAAAAAGTCAAGTAAAAAATAAATAATTGAAAATAAATAATTGGTATAGTTGTTAGTGGATAGGAGTTAGAACTATTCACTAACAACTAACAAATAATTCTTTACTTACTAGCACCAGATTCAGTTTTCTTTGGTTTTGTTGGTCTTGGAGCTTTTTTGATTTGTTTGGCTTGCGAACCCTGTTTTGGTATAGTCATAATTTTAACTGTTGTACTACTGATATATCTATCTACATTTTGCTGACAATTGATTCCGGATGGGACTGACAGTTTTATTTAAGCATTAATGCTTAATGAGATGTCGCGAACTCCAAACAAATACCCCTATGATGAGAGAATAATTATGAAGAGACTGTTATAACCCTATTAGAACAATCTTTATGAGTCAGACACAACCAGTAGAATTACCTCTCTGGGCACGAGACCGAGAAGAAGTGATTGCGATGGATGCTTCGGTTGAATGGCGAGAGGGAAGACCAGATTATTCCCATACCAATCAGTTCCGCGAACAAGAGCGCCAGTGCAACCATGCCGAAGGTTCTTTGAATGCGATCGCTCACAATCTTGTAAGAACTTTTGAGATGGAAGCCACCCACAAAATCAATCCACAACAATGGCTTTCTGTTGTTACTGAGAAGTTTCGCATGAGTACCAATGGAGGTAAACAATACACAGCACAAGATGTAATAGATGTCGGGACTTACAACCTCTTTTTAGGGGACACGGAACATTATCGTTCAACTGAGGAAACCTTTGATTCCTCCTATAACCTCTTCCATACAGCTTTTCCAGAAGGATTTCATTGGGAATTAATCGCAGTGTTATCCCCGCCGCCCAATGTTGTCTTTAAGTGGAGACATTGGGGGCAATTTAAGGGGAACTTTAAAGACTTTGCTCCTACAGGTGAAACGATAGAAATAGTTGGATTAAGTGTTGCAAGTGTTACCGAAGATCTGAAAATCGAATCAGTAGAACACTTTTTTGATAACAGTGCTTTTCTCAACAAATTAACCGCTTCTAAATGCCCCTTTCACTCTTAAAGAAGCGGATGAAGTGTAGCCCTAAAAAGGGAAACTCTTAAAGTTCCATTTTTTAGAGAAACTACTGCATTCGGGAGCTAGTCCTGCATCCGGATTACCCAGACAAGGATAAACTGGCATTCGGGTTAAGCGACTTGTAGCGAGTGGCATAAATTTACTCCTTTCCCACTTGAAAATTTCACTCATCTTGTAGGTAATCTTCTGGCGGGAAGGGAGTAGGAGGCTCTCAAAAATAAAGGTTGGTAAAAAAGAAAAATAGAGACGCTTTCTTCGTGCGTCTCTATTGGAGAGGAAACCCATTAAGTGAAAATTTAATATCTCAAATAAAAATTTATATAAATGTAAGAGCTATTTAGAATTTTTTAAACGCAATTTACTAAATAATTCTTTAATGCTCTTTAGTAATTTTTGAAGATTGAAGCTTTGAAAACTGAATAGACTAGATTCGGTTCTGAATGGTCTACCATTATTGGGAATTTTCCGACGTTTCATAGTGGGTTATTTGTTTTTCCTTACATACTGAGATACACGATTGCCAATCTACATTCCGGAAAATAAAAAAATAACCGATTGCAAGTCGGTAGAAAAATCTGAAAACAACTTTAACCAGCTACACTTAAAGTGTGACGACGCACTGAGTGTGCTGTGTTGTGAACAGCAGGATAAGTGGAGAAGAACACACTCCAGATCGCAAGAGTTGATAGCAGCATATAAAGCGTTACCTGCACGGGCTTGGATAGGGTAACATCTGCGGTTTTCTGGAAGACTGAAGGACGAGAAAAAGCAGTCATTTTTGACCTCACATAATTCATTTGGGTAATTCATCAATCAGATGTAATGTTTCCCTTTGTATCTATACACCCTACGGTTGATGCTTTTAGCACATTTTCTGAAATTATGAAAAGAATATGAGATTATCAAACAGCAAAACCAATGGCCGATCCTGAAAATAGACCCAGTCTTCCTGAAGTTCACCGTAGCATTTCTATCCCAAACAGTAGTGGCTTTTGGCGCAAGATGCTAGCTTATGGAGGACCGGGGTATCTGGTTTCAGTTGGATATATGGACCCTGGAAACTGGGCAACTGACATTGCTGGGGGAGCTAAGTTTGGCTACACCCTGTTGACAGTGATTCTGCTGTCGAACCTAATGGCAATATTACTGCAATCTTTGTGTGTGCGTTTGGGCGTTGCCACAGGGCGAGATTTGGCACAAGCTTGTCGGTATTATTTCAGCCCACGGGTCAGCTTTTGTTTATGGATATTGTGTGAGATTGCCATTGCTGCTTGTGACTTAGCGGAACTACTCGGAAGTGCTATTGCCCTGCAACTCCTATTTGGGATTCCTCTAGTGTGGGGTGTAAGCATCACCGCACTGGATGTCCTTGTATTGCTATTTCTACAAGGTAAAGGCTTTCGCTATACAGAAGCTTTGGTAATTATGCTGGTAGCAACCGTAGGCATTTGTTTCACAGCAGAAATTCTTTTCTCGAGACCTGATACGGGGAGAATTTTGTTGGGATATTTGCCCAAGCGAGAAATTTTACAGAATCCAGAAATGCTTTACATCTCCATCGGCATTTTAGGGGCAACGGTGATGCCTCATAACTTATATTTACACTCCTCCATTGTGCAAACACGCGATTGGGAACCAATGCCTAAAAAGCGATGGGAAGCGATTAAGTTTGGCACTATTGATTCCACTTTTGCTCTGTCGTTAGCACTATTTATCAATTCAGCAATTTTAATTGTGTCTGCTGCAACATTTCATTTTTCAGGTAATCAAAATGTGGCAGAAATTCAAGATGCTTATAAACTACTTTCACCATTGTTAGGAGTTAGTGCTGCAAGTGCTATTTTTGGTATCGCCTTACTTGCTTCTGGACAAAGTTCAACACTGACAGCAACCCTAGCAGGGCAGATTGTGATGGAAGGATTTTTGCAATTTCGCTTTCCTTCATGGTTACGTCGCCTGGTAACCCGTTTGCTTGCTATCGTTCCAGCATTAATTACTATTATTTTATTTGGAGAAAATAGTACAAGCAGCCTCATAGTTCTCAGTCAAGTTATCCTCAGCTTACAGTTACCGTTTGCAGTCATTCCATTGGTAATGTTTACAAGTAACCGTCGCCTGATGGGTGAGTTTGTAAATCCACTCTGGCTCAAATGTGCCGCCTGCTTCGTTGCTATTATTATCGTTGGCTTAAATGCTTGGTTGCTATTACAAAGTATTTTGGGCTGGCTGGGTTTTCATCTCTAATCTGTTTAAACTGTTTAGGATAGATGCAGTCGGGAAAAATTCCGTGCATTTACCTTGGTATTTCTATTACAGAGAAAGTTAAGCCATGAACTACATTCACTATGTCTCTGTCCAAACGTTTTATCTTTAATTTGTTCTCTTAAGTTACACGGTAACAAATCTGGGTTTATATCAACCCTCAATTTTTTCTTAACAAGCGGGAGCATCCCAATTTGACAAATTACCCTCAGAATAGAATTCTGGGACTATACAAGCAAAACCCACCTATGCGCTTCGCGCACGCTACGCGAACGTGGGTTTCAGAACATTAGTCCGCGTAGGCGGACTTAGCTTGTATAGCCGTGATTTCTAATCACTCGATGTTTTTTCCAAATTGGGATGCTCCCTAACAAGCAGTATTGTGCCCCCTAGGGCGTGTTTTCACGCGTATTTGTTTAATCTCCTAATTTTCTAGATCCCCCTAAATCCCCCTTAATAAGGGGGACTTTTGAGTATCTTAGCCCCCGATGGATTGGCTGCGGTAGTGTACATCTCTCTAGAAAAGAGATAAGGATTAGATATTGTTAACTGCGGTATTGACCTTTACACAACTGTTATGCAAAGGCAGAGAAATCTATATTTGGCGGAATATCTTGAATACGTCCTTGTCCTACTGCTCGCAATGCTTCTCTTAAAGAAATATCACCAGTGTACAAAGCACGCCCAACAATAACGCCTGTGACGCCTTGCGGTTCCAAAGCCAACAAGCTTAACAAGTCGGTTACGGAACTGACGCCACCAGAAGCAATGATGGGTATGGTAACAGTAGCTGCGATCGCACGCAATGCTTCTAGATTGGGTCCAGAAAGGGTTCCATCGCGATGAATATCGGTGTAGATAATTGCGGCTGCTCCCAATTCTTGCATTTGTACGGCCAATTGTGACGCGGAAACTTCTGAGGTTTCCAGCCAGCCACGAGTTGCTACTAGCCCGTTGCGAGCATCTATACCAACAACAATTTGTTCGGGAAACTCTTGGCAAAGTTGCTGTACGAGTTGGGGCTGTTCCACAGCTACAGTTCCTAGGATGACTCGCTGCACCCCCAAATTAAGTAACTGTTTTGCTGTAGAGTGTTCCCGAATTCCTCCACCAACTTGAATTGGTATGGCAATTTCTTGCGCGATCGCCTCAATCGCAGCTAAGTTAGTCGGCTTACCAGTTTTTGCGCCGTCTAGATCGACTACGTGCAACCTAGTAGCACCTTGCTCGACCCACTGTTTGGCAACTTCAACGGGGTTCTCGTTGAAAACTTGCGATCGCTCGTAGTCGCCTTGGTACAGTCGCACACAGCGACCTTCTAGTAAATCTATTGCTGGGAGAATTTCCATAATAGTTAGTTGTTAGTTGTTAGTTGCTAGTCGTCTCACTGGTCTTTGTTTCGCTTCATAACAGCCTCACGAAAACCCAGCACAATCAAGATATTAGAAAGTGTTAAAAAAAACTCGGCGCTGCCGTGCAACCAATCGACGTTTGCGAGAGAATTACCATAATGGACTTGAGCATAAATCCCTGCTGGAATGGTAACGGCAACAAAAACAAGAGTGCCATAAAATCCATACATTGCCAAACGAGGCATGGGCTGAACGCGGCTCAGATACCATAAGAAACCCAGGTATGGAAATAGGGAAAGGGCAAAGAGGGTTTCTTTTGAAATCATTTCTTTTCTATGGAGTAGGAATTAGGAGTTGAGGAATAGGGAGTTGTGTTGGTACGATAGGAACGCCAAATCCAAAACGCGGCTGCCCAAAGCGTAAAATTACCTACTAGGGTCATGGTAGCTTGTAGAGTGACCAGCCATTCTAGAGATTGTGCGTTGTCGAAATAATGCCAGGTACAGGCACACATAGCGCTGACAAGGGCGGGTAACATTGCAAAGGACAATGCTCCCCAAGCTCGGTTACCTGTCACTTCCCCATACTTCCAGATTAACCAAATAGCGGCAATCCACTCAACAACGCTAGATACATGAATAATCCAAGTTGGAATCGAAAGAGCATGCATAAGAGTTAATAGTCAACAGTCATTGGTCTTTTTGAGAAAAAATTGATAAGCTAAAATCCACTCATCCAAAATGAAAACAATGCGGGTTCTGTTATCTGGGTATTACGGTAAGGGGAACGGTGGGGACGAAGCTTTATTAGCAACACTTCTACAAATGCTACCACCATCAGTCACACCTGTGGTTCTCTCTGGTAATCCCAAAGAAACAAGCGATCGCTACAATGTAGAAGCACGAGATCGCATGAAAATCTCCCCTGTTGTAGAAGCTTTGCGGTCTTGCGATGCTTTTATTTGGGGCGGTGGAAGTTTAATTCAAGATACCACGAGTCTTATCAGCCCTTTTTATTATGCGGGAATTATGGCGGTAGCCCAAAAAATGGGTATGAAAACAGTGGCTTGGGGACAGGGAATCGGTCCGTTGAAGCGTTCTGTGACTCGTTGGTTAGCACGGCAAACTTTTAGTGGTTGTACAAAAGTGAGTGTCCGCGATCGCACTTCTGCGGCTATGCTGGCTGATTGGCAAGTTCCTTGTATTTTAGCTCCCGATCCGGTATGGGCTTTGGAAGGTAAACCAGTTCCGGGACTTTGGGATTTACCTGCTCCTAGAGTTGCAGTGACACTAAGAACTCATCCCGATTTAACAGAAAAACGTCTTGGTAACTTAACTCGCGCCTTGGTTGATTTTCAAAAAGCGACACAAACTTATATCTTATTGCTACCGTTTCAAGAAAGTGAAGATTTAGAAATAGCTCAAGCCATACAACCAAAACTTGAAGGTGTCAGCCAGATCCTGTCCTTAAAAGAACCACAACTTTTAAAAGGAGTTTTTCGCGGTGTCGAAATGGCAATTGGGATGCGCTTGCATAGTTTAATTATGGCTGCAGCAGAAGGGTGTCGCTGTTTTGCTCTCAGTTACGATCCCAAAGTTAATCGATTGATGGAAGATTTAGATATGCCGGGATGGAATTTAGCAACTTTGCCAGATGACCCTAACGTTATTAGTAAAACATGGATCGAGCATTATGCTAATGGCGAGCCGTTATCTACAGATAAAATACAGTCGTTAGTAGATAGAGCGCTGATGCACCGCGAAGTTTTGAAAGAAGTTTTAGAATAATAACAGCCAACTCACTTTTTCTCCAATGACTACCGTTACCCCTAAACGCTTCACTTTAGATGAGTATCATCGTCTCATGGAATTGGGATTTCTGACAGAGGATGACAGAGTGGAGTTGATTAGGGGAGAATTAATACAAATGGCAGCGAAAGGCACACGGCATTCTGTTTGTAACACAAAGTTAGCCAAAGAATTAGAGAGATTGCTAGGGGATAGAGCTGTTGTCCGCGTACAAGAGCCTGTTATATTATTCCCAAATAACGAACCAGAACCCGATGTTGCTATAGTACGGGGACAAGCTGATGATTATTTACCGAACCATCCTCAACTTGAGGATATTTTCC
It encodes the following:
- a CDS encoding ATP-binding protein; amino-acid sequence: MLILGFLLGLAVGIGFWLWQQFQLNHYLAQILQPLTVPSYKVVLLFPNLRHKIKLVKQQKQQLHQVLQTQQDLLEFAPVGYLQVDEENQLLWCNDQAQKMLYLQRWQPGQVRLLLELVRSYELDQLIEQTRNCQQPQVKQWEFHPSCEDAAAMSEIRSLMLRGTSLPLPKGQVGVFIENQQPLQDLTQARERAFSDLAHELRTPLTSIRLIVETLQERVKPPLDRWLGRLLQEVDRLITLVQCWLELSQLEANPTIQLHRDSVEVRSLIASAWETLEPLAQRQQIQIAYSGLENVWINADKSRLYQVFLNLLDNSIKYSPPNTTIEVMATIVSGHENLEESLLEINIIDSGTGFSEADLPHVFERFYRGDRSRSRVTMTDNLSKSVIIGSGLGLAIVRQIVLAHGGSIKAMNHPKTGGAWLQVQLPKVMANSQTQDYS
- a CDS encoding winged helix-turn-helix domain-containing protein; translated protein: MFTSESTKYPHTAEIGQRSRILVVEDEELIREMLVLALEEEGYGVLTASDGRLAVEYLKNCEPNSGETAFDLVILDLMLPQINGLDICRLLRYQGNPVPILMLSAKGSETDRVLGLEVGADDYLTKPFSMRELVARCRALLRRQRLSTLPQLPVLQYKDVTLYPQECRVLVRGQEVSLSPKEFRLLELFMSYARRVWSREQLLDQVWGPDFVGDSKTVDVHIRWLREKLEIDPSRPDYIVTVRGFGYRFG
- a CDS encoding ester cyclase encodes the protein MSQTQPVELPLWARDREEVIAMDASVEWREGRPDYSHTNQFREQERQCNHAEGSLNAIAHNLVRTFEMEATHKINPQQWLSVVTEKFRMSTNGGKQYTAQDVIDVGTYNLFLGDTEHYRSTEETFDSSYNLFHTAFPEGFHWELIAVLSPPPNVVFKWRHWGQFKGNFKDFAPTGETIEIVGLSVASVTEDLKIESVEHFFDNSAFLNKLTASKCPFHS
- a CDS encoding CbtB-domain containing protein; amino-acid sequence: MTAFSRPSVFQKTADVTLSKPVQVTLYMLLSTLAIWSVFFSTYPAVHNTAHSVRRHTLSVAG
- a CDS encoding Nramp family divalent metal transporter, translating into MADPENRPSLPEVHRSISIPNSSGFWRKMLAYGGPGYLVSVGYMDPGNWATDIAGGAKFGYTLLTVILLSNLMAILLQSLCVRLGVATGRDLAQACRYYFSPRVSFCLWILCEIAIAACDLAELLGSAIALQLLFGIPLVWGVSITALDVLVLLFLQGKGFRYTEALVIMLVATVGICFTAEILFSRPDTGRILLGYLPKREILQNPEMLYISIGILGATVMPHNLYLHSSIVQTRDWEPMPKKRWEAIKFGTIDSTFALSLALFINSAILIVSAATFHFSGNQNVAEIQDAYKLLSPLLGVSAASAIFGIALLASGQSSTLTATLAGQIVMEGFLQFRFPSWLRRLVTRLLAIVPALITIILFGENSTSSLIVLSQVILSLQLPFAVIPLVMFTSNRRLMGEFVNPLWLKCAACFVAIIIVGLNAWLLLQSILGWLGFHL
- the hisA gene encoding 1-(5-phosphoribosyl)-5-[(5-phosphoribosylamino)methylideneamino]imidazole-4-carboxamide isomerase, which gives rise to MEILPAIDLLEGRCVRLYQGDYERSQVFNENPVEVAKQWVEQGATRLHVVDLDGAKTGKPTNLAAIEAIAQEIAIPIQVGGGIREHSTAKQLLNLGVQRVILGTVAVEQPQLVQQLCQEFPEQIVVGIDARNGLVATRGWLETSEVSASQLAVQMQELGAAAIIYTDIHRDGTLSGPNLEALRAIAATVTIPIIASGGVSSVTDLLSLLALEPQGVTGVIVGRALYTGDISLREALRAVGQGRIQDIPPNIDFSAFA
- a CDS encoding DUF3593 domain-containing protein; this translates as MISKETLFALSLFPYLGFLWYLSRVQPMPRLAMYGFYGTLVFVAVTIPAGIYAQVHYGNSLANVDWLHGSAEFFLTLSNILIVLGFREAVMKRNKDQ
- a CDS encoding DUF2499 domain-containing protein, with amino-acid sequence MHALSIPTWIIHVSSVVEWIAAIWLIWKYGEVTGNRAWGALSFAMLPALVSAMCACTWHYFDNAQSLEWLVTLQATMTLVGNFTLWAAAFWIWRSYRTNTTPYSSTPNSYSIEKK
- the csaB gene encoding polysaccharide pyruvyl transferase CsaB yields the protein MRVLLSGYYGKGNGGDEALLATLLQMLPPSVTPVVLSGNPKETSDRYNVEARDRMKISPVVEALRSCDAFIWGGGSLIQDTTSLISPFYYAGIMAVAQKMGMKTVAWGQGIGPLKRSVTRWLARQTFSGCTKVSVRDRTSAAMLADWQVPCILAPDPVWALEGKPVPGLWDLPAPRVAVTLRTHPDLTEKRLGNLTRALVDFQKATQTYILLLPFQESEDLEIAQAIQPKLEGVSQILSLKEPQLLKGVFRGVEMAIGMRLHSLIMAAAEGCRCFALSYDPKVNRLMEDLDMPGWNLATLPDDPNVISKTWIEHYANGEPLSTDKIQSLVDRALMHREVLKEVLE
- a CDS encoding Uma2 family endonuclease, whose product is MTTVTPKRFTLDEYHRLMELGFLTEDDRVELIRGELIQMAAKGTRHSVCNTKLAKELERLLGDRAVVRVQEPVILFPNNEPEPDVAIVRGQADDYLPNHPQLEDIFLVIEVADSSVDYDQSTKLELYAENGIKDYWILNLVANQLERYSQPYLDEQGKYGYRFKQIALRNESIAIPYFSDLSLDLDKVFPGFGKQR